From a region of the Coprococcus comes ATCC 27758 genome:
- a CDS encoding sugar transferase produces MYRKKTSSWLKHWDFILLDLILLELSYLLAHWLYHGTAYYREAPLYRNVFFAIAAIDLVVGLMMGSYKGILRRGYWLETKAVAKHAIIVTVCVIAYLFAMKESSNYSRVVIFAFPIISICVLYIGRILLKKWLSKHRGPASGKRAILLIGGKKNYREIVEAFTSNPYSEFHVMGIGIIDAKENEIPNYHGFPVFCGESAIEDFAQLNWVDEALFSIPTELALSDKMIKNFGIMGITIHIKLARVADDSSNQIVEKLEGYTVLSTSINMVSAGQLIFKRTMDICGGLVGMLLTGIIFIFVAPIIYIKSPGPIFFKQVRIGKNGKKFNIYKFRSMYMDAEERKKELMAQNDIKDGMMFKMDNDPRIIKGIGNFIRDYSLDEFPQFWNVLIGDMSLVGTRPPTVDEWEKYEMHHRSRLAFKPGLTGMWQVSGRSNITDFEEVVRLDTEYIKKWSPGLDIMILFKTVAVVLGKVGSK; encoded by the coding sequence ATGTACAGAAAGAAAACTTCCAGTTGGTTAAAACACTGGGATTTTATTTTGTTAGATTTAATATTGTTGGAATTATCTTATTTACTTGCTCACTGGTTATATCATGGGACTGCATATTACAGAGAAGCACCGCTTTACCGGAATGTGTTTTTTGCGATAGCGGCGATCGATCTGGTTGTGGGACTGATGATGGGAAGTTACAAGGGCATCTTAAGAAGAGGGTACTGGTTGGAGACTAAGGCAGTCGCAAAGCACGCAATCATCGTGACCGTGTGTGTGATTGCTTATTTGTTTGCAATGAAAGAGTCGAGCAATTACTCACGAGTTGTTATATTTGCATTCCCAATCATATCGATCTGCGTATTATATATAGGAAGGATTTTGTTGAAAAAATGGCTTTCCAAGCACAGAGGCCCTGCATCAGGGAAAAGAGCGATCCTTCTGATCGGTGGAAAAAAGAATTATAGAGAAATTGTGGAGGCATTTACCAGCAATCCCTACAGTGAGTTTCATGTAATGGGAATTGGAATTATTGATGCAAAAGAAAATGAAATTCCAAATTATCATGGATTCCCGGTATTTTGTGGAGAGAGTGCGATTGAAGATTTTGCACAGTTGAACTGGGTGGATGAAGCACTTTTCAGCATTCCGACAGAGCTTGCGCTTTCGGATAAAATGATCAAAAATTTCGGTATCATGGGAATTACCATACATATCAAGCTGGCAAGAGTTGCGGATGATTCTTCCAATCAGATTGTGGAAAAGCTGGAAGGATATACGGTGCTTTCGACCAGCATCAATATGGTAAGCGCCGGTCAGCTGATCTTCAAAAGGACGATGGATATCTGCGGAGGACTGGTTGGAATGCTACTGACAGGTATCATTTTTATCTTTGTAGCACCAATCATTTATATTAAGTCACCGGGACCGATCTTCTTCAAACAGGTGCGAATCGGAAAAAATGGCAAAAAATTCAACATTTACAAATTCCGAAGCATGTATATGGATGCAGAAGAGCGGAAGAAAGAGCTGATGGCGCAGAACGATATCAAAGATGGTATGATGTTCAAGATGGATAATGATCCACGTATCATCAAGGGAATCGGTAATTTTATCCGTGATTACTCTCTGGATGAATTTCCACAGTTCTGGAATGTACTCATAGGTGACATGAGCCTTGTGGGAACCAGACCGCCAACAGTGGACGAGTGGGAGAAATACGAGATGCATCACCGCTCCAGACTGGCATTCAAGCCGGGACTTACCGGTATGTGGCAAGTCAGCGGAAGAAGTAATATCACAGACTTTGAAGAAGTTGTAAGACTGGATACCGAGTATATTAAAAAGTGGAG